In Gemmobacter sp., the sequence GGTGCCTTGGGGGGCGGGCCGGTGGGGCGGGGCGGCTGCTTTGGCGTGGCGCCGGGCTTGGTGCGTTCGGCCAGATCGCGGGCAATGGCAAAGGCGCCCTTGATCTTGTCGGCTTCCGACGACCAGTCGCGGGCGATGACCAGCTTGTTGTCCTTGATCCTTGTATGCTGCGGATCGGCTTGCAGGTATTCGACCAGCCCGGCGGGGTTGGCAAAACGGTCGCCATGGAACTGCACCGTGCCGCCCTTGGGCCCGCCATCCAGCCGGGCGATGCCGGCGGCCTTGCACATCGCCTTGATGCGCATGACCAGCAGCAGCGTGTTCACCTCGCGCGGGACGGGGCCGAAACGGTCGATCAGCTCGGCCGCGAATCCCTCCAGCTCGACCTTGCCGGTCAGGGTGGACAAGCGGCGGTAAAGGCCAAGGCGCACGTCCAGATCGGGCACGTAATCTTCGGGGATCATCACCGGCACGCCCAGGTTGATCTGCGGCGACCAGTCGCTGTCCAGGTTCTGCGGGCCCTCGATCACGCCCGATTTGATCTTGGCGATCGTTTCTTCCAGCATGTGCTGATACAGCTCGAACCCGACTTCCTTGATATGGCCCGACTGTTCCTCGCCCAAGAGGTTGCCGGCGCCGCGCTGGTCCAGGTCATGGCTGGCCAGGGTGAAGCCGGCGCCCAGGCTGTCGAAACTGGCCAGCAGTTTCAGCCGCTTTTCGGCCTGCGGGGTCAGCGGCAGGCGGGGCTTGGTTGTCAGATAGCAATAGGCGCGGGTCTTGCTGCGCCCGACCCGGCCGCGGATCTGGTAAAGCTGCGACAGGCCGAACATGTCGGCGCGATGCACGATCATGGTGTTGGCGGTGGGAATATCCAGCCCCGATTCCACGATGGTGGTGGCCAGCAGCACATCGGCCTTGCCATCGTAGAAATCGTTCATCTTCTGGTCCAGATCGCCGGCCGCCAGCTGGCCGTTGGCCGTGATCACCGAGACCTCGGGGACATGGTCGCGCAGGAACTCCTCGATATCGGGCAGGTCCGAGATGCGCGGCACGACAAAGAACGATTGCCCGCCGCGGTATTTTTCGCGCAACAGCGCCTCGCGGATCGTCACCGTATCGAATTCCGACACATAGGTGCGGATCGCCAGCCGGTCCACCGGCGGGGTCGCGATGATCGACAGGTCGCGCACCCCCGACAGAGACAGCTGCAGCGTGCGGGGGATCGGCGTTGCGGTCAGCGTCAGGACGTGGACGTCCGACCGCAGTTCCTTGAGCCGTTCCTTGTGCGCCACGCCGAAGTGCTGTTCCTCGTCGATGATCATCAGGCCAAGGCGCATGAACTTGACCGCCTGCGCCAGCACGGCATGGGTGCCGACGACGATATCGACCGTGCCATCGGCCAGCCCGGCGCGGGTGGCCGCGGCCTCCTTGGCGGTGACAAAGCGCGACAGCGGCCGCACGTTCAGCGGAAAGCCCCGGAAGCGTTCGGCAAAGCTGCGGTAATGCTGGCGGGCCAGCAGCGTGGTGGGGGCGATGACGGCAACCTGCAACCCGGCCATGGCGGCGACAAAGGCCGCGCGCATCGCCACCTCGGTCTTGCCAAAGCCCACGTCGCCGACGACCAGACGGTCCATCGGGTTGCCGTTGGCCAGATCGTCCAGCACCGAGGCAATCGAGGACAGCTGGTCATCGGTTTCCATATAGGGAAACCGGGCGCAGAACTGGTCCCACATGCCATCGGGCGGGGTCAGCACCGGGGCCGCCCGCAGGTGGCGTTCGGCGGCCACGCGCATCAGGCGGTCGGCAATCTCGCGGATGCGTTCCTTGAGCCTGGCCTTGCGCGCCTGCCAGGCGCCGCCGCCCAGTTTGTCCAGCAAGCCTTCCTCGTGCCCGTAGCGGGACAGCAGTTCGATGTTTTCCACCGGCAGATAGAGGCGGTCGCCCCCGGCATATTCCAGCGCCACGCAATCATGCGGGGCGCCAAGGGCGGTGATGGTTTCCAGCCCCTTGAACCGCCCGATGCCATGTTCGACATGCACCACCAGATCGCCGGGCGACAGGCTGGTCGCCTCGTTCAGGAAATTCTCGGCCTTGCGCTTGCGCCGGGGGCGGCCGACCATGCGGTCGCCCAGGATGTCCTGTTCGGACACCACGGTCAGGCCCGGCGCCTCGAACCCCTCCTCCAGCGGCCAGACCACCAGATAGAGCCGCCCCTTGCCGGGCTGCGCCGCAGGCAGGGCGCGCAGATCGTCCACCAGTTCGGCGCCGGTCATGCCCTGATCGGCCAGAAGGCCTGCCATCCGGTCGCGCGAGCCTTCGGAGTAATGGGTCAGCACCACATGGCCCGCCGCCTTGCGGGTGCGGATATGGTCGGCGACGGCGGCGAACAGGTTCACGCCTTCGGCCTGGCGTTCGGCGGCAAAGCTGCGGCCGCGCCGGGCGCCGGCATCAATCACGCCGGGGCCGGGGGGCTGCGGGGCGCCGTGGAACTGCACGACGCGGGCGCCGTCCAGCGCCGTCTCCCATGCCGCATCATCCAGATACAGCAGGCCGGGCGGGCAGGGCTTGTAAACGCTGTCGATCCGGCCGCGCGCGCCCATCGCCTCGCGCCGGGCATCATACTGGTCGGCGATCGCCTCCCACCGGGCGGCGCGCATGGCGCCCGCCTGGTCGTCCAGCGTGACGGTGGCGCCGGGCAGGTAATCGAACAGCGTTTCCAGCCGGTCATGGAAGAACGGCAGCCAATGTTCCATCCCGGCATGCTTGCGCCCGGCACTGACCGATTCATACAGCGGATCGTCATTGCCGCCGGCGCCGAATTCCCGCCGATAGGTCTGGCGGAACCGGGCAATCGCGGCATCGTCCAGGATGATTTCCGACACCGGCGCCAGATCGACCGATCCCAGCCGGTCGCCCGACCGCTGGGTGGCCGGATCGAACCGGCGGATGGCATCCAGCTGATCGCCAAAGAAATCCAGCCGCAGGGGCGCGTCCTGCCCCGGTGGCCAGACATCGACGATCCCGCCGCGCAGGGCGCAATCGCCGGGTTCCGTCACGGTGGGCGATTGCACGAAACCGGCCCGCACCAGAAAGGCGCGCAGGGCGCCTTCGTCCACCCGGTCGCCCACCCGGGCGATGAAGCTGGCCGCCCGCACCGTTTCCCGCGCAGGCACCCGCTGGGTGGCGGCCGACAGCGTGGTCAGGATGATGGGCGCCACCGGCAGCCCATGCGTCAGCGCCGCCAGCACCGCCATGCGCGCGGCCGACACCTCGGGGTTGGGGGAAATGCGGTCATAGGGCAGGCAGTCCCAGGCCGGGAACGACATCACCAGCCGGTCGGGCGCCAGCACGGCAAGGGCGGCGCGCATCGCCTCGGCCCGCTTGTCGTCGCGCGCGACATGGATCACCGGGGCCTTGGCCGCCTCGCGCAGCACCAGCGTGGCATCGAACCCTTCCGGCGCGCCGCCGGCCAGCACCCGCACCATCCGCTAGTTCCCCAGCACCGAGGCGGAGAGATTCTGGAACATCCCCCACATCGCGGTGAAAAAGATCGAGACCAGCCCGATCGCCTGCGTGTTGAACCGATGCCGGCGCAACCGGCGGAACAGCGCATCGCCCGTGTTCTCGCCTGCCTCGATCCGCCGCGCGGCACGCAGCGACATCAGGCCCACCAGGCTGAGCGGCCCCACCAGCAGAAAGACCGCCTGAAAGAATTCGATGCCATACCAGAATCCCAGCACCCACATGCCCGACAGGCCGCCGGTGACCAGCGCCATCAGCCAGGTGCCCGACACCCGCCCGATGAACAGAAGCCGGCTGGTATAGATGCGCGCCAGATCCTCGACATCCTGTTGCAGGGTGCCGCCCTTGCGCCGGGCGCGCAGCACCATGTCCCAGGGCACGCCGATCACCCAGTGGCTGGCGGTGGACCACATCACGGCCAGCGCGATCCAGAACCACAGGTTGGAGAACGAACGCAGGTCGATGGTTTCAAGGATCGTGCGGGGCAGGTCCACGCTTGGCCTCTGGCTGACAGGTCTGCGGCCGTTCTAGCCCCCCCGCCCGGGGATTCCCAGCCTTGAGATGCGCGGCCATGTGTGGCAGGCATGGGGCGTTGCCAGCCAGCCCGGACGCCTGCCATGACCCCGACCTTTGCCCCCTATCCTGCCACCCGCTTTCGCCGCCTGCGCCGCACGCCCGCGCTGCGCGATCTGGTGCAGGAACAGCGCCTGTCGGTGGCGGATCTGATCTGGCCGGTGTTCATCCGCGACGGGCAGGGGGTCGAGGAGCCGATTGCCTCGATGCCCGGGGTGGCCCGGTTGTCGCTGGACCGCCTGCTGGTGCAGGCCGAGGCGGCGCACCGGCTGGGGATCCCGGCGATCTGCCTGTTCCCCTATACCGACGCCGCGCTGCGCACCGACGGGTGCGAGGAGGCCTGGAACCCCGAAAACCTGACCAACCGCGCCATTCGCGCGCTGAAATCCGAATTGCCCGGTCTGGCGGTGATGACCGACATCGCGCTCGACCCCTACAATGCCAACGGGCATGACGGGCTGGTGCAGGATGGCATCATCCTGAACGATGAATCGGTCGAGGCGCTGGTCCGCATGGCGCTGGCCCAGGCCGAGGCGGGGGCCGATATCCTGGGGCCGTCCGACATGATGGATGGCCGGATCGGCGCGATCCGCATGGCGCTGGAGGCGGCGGGCCACAAGGATGTGGCGATCATGTCCTATGCGGCGAAATATGCCAGCTGCTTTTACGGACCGTTCCGCGATGCGGTCGGGGCATCTGGCCGGCTGGTGGGCGATAAAAAGACCTACCAGATGAACCCCGGCAATTCCGACGAGGCGCTGCGCCTTGTGGCCCGCGATCTGGCCGAAGGCGCCGACATGGTGATGGTCAAGCCCGGCATGCCCTATCTGGATATCTGCCGCCGGGTGAAGGATACCTTCGCCGCCCCGACCTATGCCTATCAGGTGTCGGGCGAATATGCGATGATCCGGGCCGCGGCGCAGAACGGCTGGATCGACGGCGACAAGGCCATGGCCGAAAGCCTGCTGTGCTTCAAACGCGCAGGCTGCGATGGCATCCTGACCTATTTCGCCCCCGCCATGGCGCGGGTGCTAGCCGGCTGACCACGCGGGTCGCTGCGCAACTTCGCCCCGCGCGGGTCGCCGCGCAAGATTGCCCCGCGCGGGTAGCCGCGCAAGATTTCACTGACCGGGTGACAGGCCCGCGCAATCTTGTTACAGTTTCGCCCAAGGGGCGGCAAAAGCCCCAGTCAGAGGCGGAGCATGCGATGACCCATTCCATCAGCCTTCCCCGGCGGGGCCTGCTGGCAGGCCTTGGCGCCAGCCTTGGTCTGGCCGCCTGCGGCAACGGCCTTGGCTCGCGCGGGGGCGAAACCATCGACGCCCGCGTCGATGCCACGCGCGACTTCCTGTTCAACCGTTATCCCGGCACCCAGGATCTGGCCTCCAAGGCGGCGGGCGTGCTGTATATCCCGCTGGTGACCGAGGCGGGCCTTGGCATCGGTGCCGGCTTTGGCCGCGGCGCGCTGCGGATCAGCAATGTCACGGTGGATTATTACGCCGCCGTCCGCGCCACTATCGGCTTCCAGATCGGCGCGCAGCAATATGCCCATGCGCTGTTCTTCATGACCGAAGAGGCGCTGGGCGAATTCCGGCGCGCCGATGGCTGGGCGGTGGGGGCGGATGCGCGCTATGCCATCCCCGAACAGGGCGCCAGCATCGGCAAGGAAACCACCGAGAACGCGCCCGTGGTGGCGCTGGTCTTTGGCCAGTCGGGCCTGATCGCCGGCGCCACGCTGGCCGGCATCAAATATACCCGCATCATCCCCTGAGCGGCCACCGTCGCAGCGGGGGTTTTCCACCCCGTTGCCCATCGGTTCTCGAACCGATGGCGAACCATTGGCCCCCCCGGGGGATATCTGGATCAGAGCGAAAGCCGCGCGCCGCCCTGTCTGCATGTTTCGCTTTGATCCAAATATCCTCGGGGGTTCCAAGGGGGCAGACGGCCCCCTTGGCCCGCAGCCACCACCAGCGCGCGGTCAGTGCAGGGTGAATTCCCCCGTCACATGCCGCCATTCGCCGGGCGAGATCAGCTTGCGATGGGTAAAGCGCACGGAATGCAGCGGGCCTTCGATGTTCTTCTGCCAGAACTCGATAAAGCCGAACAGCTTCGGATGGTCGGGCGCCAGGTCATACTCCTGCCAGATGTAGCTGTTCAGCACCCGCTGGTGATCGGGCAGGCGGTAAAAGAATTCCGCCGTCGTCAGCCCGTAGCCCCGCAGCATCAGTTCCGTTTCGGTGGTTGCGTTGCGCATGCCTGCCTCCTGCTGTCTTTCCCCCCCTGCATCCAGCTTGCCACAAATTCCTTGTTGATCAATGAAAACAATGTGTTGGCACTCGGTCCCGCTGGCTGCCAGCCACAGGTGGACCGCTTGCCTTGCACCCAAGCCCTTGCATGGTCTATAGTCCGCGCAACCAAATCTGGGGCCACCCCGCCCCCTTCCAGCCAGAGATCGAGCGAACGTGAGCGACCGCCCGGAAGACCTTGATACCGCACCGGAAATGCCGGAGCGCCCGACCCATTCCGGCCCGCAGGTCGACATTTCGGCCGAAATGCGGTCTGCCTATCTGGACTATGCGATGTCGGTCATCGTCAGCCGCGCGATCCCCGATCTGCGCGACGGGCTGAAGCCGGTGCATCGGCGCATCCTGTTCTCGATGCACGAGACGAACAATACCCACGACAAGCCCTATCGCAAATCGGCGCGTCCGGTGGGCGACACGATGGGGAAATACCACCCCCATGGCGACCGCGCGATCTACGACGCGCTGGTGCGCATGGCGCAGCCGTTTTCCATGTCGCTGAAACTGCTGGACGGGCAGGGCAACTTCGGGTCGATGGATGGCGATGCCGCCGCCGCCATGCGCTATACCGAAGTGCGCATGGACAAGCCCGCCGCCTTCCTGCTGGCCGATATCGACAAGGATACGGTCGATTTCCAGGACAACTACGATGGCAAGGACCGCGAGCCGGTGGTGCTGCCGGCGCGCTATCCCAACATGCTGGTCAACGGGGCCGAGGGCATCGCGGTCGGCATGGCCACCCGCATTCCGCCGCACAACCTGGGCGAGGTGATCGACGGCACGCTGGCGCTGATCGAAAACCCCGACCTGTCCAGCGAACGGCTGATGGAGATCATCCCGGCGCCGGATTTTCCGACGGGTGGCCAGATCCTTGGCCGGTCGGGCGCGCGCAAGGCCTATCTGGAAGGGCGCGGGTCGGTGCTGATCCGCGCGAAAACCCGCGTTGAGGAAATCCGCAAGGACCGTTTCGCCATCGTGGTGGACGAGGTTCCCTATCAGGTCAACAAGGCCGCGATGATCGAAAAGATCGCGGAACTGGTGCGCGAAAAGAAGCTTGAAGGCATCGCCGGGGTTGCCGACGAATCCGACCGCATCGGCGTGCGCGTGGTGATCGAGCTGAAGCGCGATGCAACGCCCGATGTGGTGCTGAACCAGCTGTTCCGATTTACCGCGTTGCAGGTCAGCTTCGGCTGCAACATGCTGGCGCTGAACGGTGGCCGGCCCGAAACGCTGGCGCTGCGCGATTTCCTGTCGCATTTCATCACCTTCCGCGAGGAAGTCGTGGTGCGCCGCACCGCGTTTGAACTGAACAAGGCGCGGGACCGCAGCCATATCCTGTGCGGTCTGGCCGTGGCGGTGTCGAACGTCGACGAGGTGGTGCGCACCATCCGCGCCAGCGCCGATGCCGCCGAGGCGCGCGACCGCCTGATGACCCGCCGCTGGCCGGCGGCCGAGATTGCCGATTACATCCGGCTGGTCGATGACCCGACCCACAAGATGAACGACGACGGCACCTACAACCTGTCGGAAACCCAGGCCCGCGCCATCCTGGACCTGCGCCTGCAACGCCTGACGCAGCTGGGCGTCAAGGAGGTGACGGACGAGCTGGAAGAGCTGGCCGCCAAGATCAAGGATTACCTCGCCATCCTTGGCTCGCGCGAACGGATCATGGCGATCATCTCGGACGAGCTGCGCGAGGTGCGCGCCCAGTTCGCCGTGCCGCGCCGGACCGAGATTGTCGACTGGGGCGGCGATCTGGAAGACGAGGATCTGATCGAGCGCGAGGACATGGTCGTCACCATCACCAGTGGCGGCTATATCAAGCGCACGCCGCTGGCCGAATTCCGGTCGCAGCGCCGGGGCGGCAAGGGCCTTGCCTCGATGCAGACCAAGGAAGACGATGTGGTCACCACGCTGTTCGTGGCCAATACCCATACGGCGCTGCTGTTCTTCACCACCGACGGCATGGTCTATCAGCTGAAATGCTGGCGCCTGCCGCTGGCCGGCCGCACGGCCAAGGGCAAGGCGATCGTCAATATCCTGCCGATCGACCCGGGCGTGTCGATTGCCGCGCTGATGCCGGTGGATGCGCCGGAACTGGAATGGGACAACCTGCAGATCGTGTTCGCCACCTCGGATGGCGATGTGCGCCGCAACGCGCTGTCGGACTTCACCGAGATCAAGCGCAACGGCAAGATCGCCATGAAGCTGCCCGATGGCGTGTCGCTGGTGAATGCCCGCATCGCGGATGAAGGCGACGATGTGCTGCTGGTCACCGCGCAGGGGCGGGCCATCCGCTTCCAGACCACCGAGGTGCGGGTGTTCAAGGGCCGCGATTCCACCGGGGTGCGCGGCGTGAAGCTGGCCGACGGCGACCGTGTGGTGTCGATGGCGGTGATCCGCCATTTCGACGCATCGGCCGAGGAACGCGCCGCCTATCTCAAGCAGCGCCGCCTGATCGCCGGCGCCTTGGAGGATGAGGCGCCCGAGGATGACGACGAGGCGGTCGAGGCGGGGCAGCTGTCCACCGAACGCTATGCCGAAATGTCGGCGGCCGAGGATCTGATCCTGACCGTCACGGCGCGGGGCCTGGGCAAGCTGACCTCCAGCCACGATTACCCGGTGCGCGGCCGTGGGGGCGTGGGCGTGCGCGCGGCCGATGCCGCCATGCGCGGCGGCCCGCTGGTCGCGGCCTTCCCGGTCGAAACCTCGGATCAGGTGATGCTTGTCACCTCGTCGGGCCAGTCGATCCGCATTCCGGTGGATGGCATCCGCTTCATGGCCCGCTCGGGCGGTGGCGTGCGGGTGCTGAACCTCAACGGCTCGGACGAGGAGGTGGCCTCGGTCGCCCGCATCGCCGAAACCTCGGACGACGAGGCCGAGGAATAACGCGCGCCGGCTGGCGCGCGGCCCCCGCGCGCCCCATATCCCTGATCAGGAGGTGCGCGCATGAGCGGTGACGATTTAGCAAGGCTGGCCTGGCTGATCCTGCTGGGCTCTGCGGTGGGTGGCTGGCTGATCGTGGAAAGCCGCGGCCGCATGGGCCAGATGGCGCGGCAGGCGCTGGCCTGGCTGCTGATCCTGGTGGGGCTGACGGCGGGTTATGGCTTGTGGAAGGACATGGGCCTGCGCGATCCCCAACAGGCCGTGGTGCGGCAGGATGGCCAGATCGTGGTGCCCCGCGCCCCGGATGACCATTTCTACCTGACCCTGACCATCGGCGAAACGCCGGTGCGATTCATGGTGGATACCGGCGCCACCAATGTGGTGCTGTCCGACCGTGACACCGACCGCCTGGGCATCGACCGCCGCGGCCTTGCATTCCTTGGCACCGCCGATACCGCCAACGGCACCATCCGCACCGCCCGTGTCACCCTGTCCGATGTCCGACTGGAAGGCGAGCCGCTGGGCAATCTGCCGGCCTGGGTCGGCGATGGGCCGCTGGGCATCTCGCTGCTGGGGATGGATTTCCTGAATCGCTTCGACAAGGTCGAAATGTCGCGCGACCGGCTGGTTCTCAGCCGCTAAGCCCCATTCACCTTGCTGCAAATACCCCGGGGGCAGGCGCCGCGTCGATGCCGGGCGCACCACCAGCCCGGGGGCAGCGCCCCCGCGCGCAACGCTTGCAAATGTTCGCTTTATGTTCCTATGATGCGGCATGTCCACCATCCCGCCCCATCTGCGTCTGCGCGCCCGTGGCGCCACCAGCAATGCCGCTGGCCGGTTCGAACGGCAGCAGCGCGAAAGCTTCGATGATGGCTGGGACATGGCCGAGGACGAGCGGCCGGCCACCACCGATATCCGGCTGGAGGTGCCGCGTTCGGCCCTGGTCTGGAACAGCTCGCCCGATCTGTTCTTTGACCGTTCCATCAACCCCTATCGCGGCTGCGAACATGGCTGCATCTATTGCTTTGCCCGCCCGACCCATGCGTATCTGGGTCTGTCGCCGGGGCTGGATTTCGAAACCCGGCTGATCGCCCGCCCCGGCATCGGCGCCGTGCTGGACCGCGAGTTGCGGCGCAAGGGCTACAGCCCCGCCCCCATCGGCATCGGTACCAATACGGATCCCTATCAACCCTGCGAACGCGATCATCGCGTCATGCGCGAGGTGATGGAGGTGCTGGCGGCCTTTCGCCATCCCGTCGGAATCACCACCAAGGGCACGCTGGTGGAGCGTGACCTGGATCTGCTGGCACCGATGGCGGCGCAGGGGCTGGTGGGGGTGGGCATCTCGATGACCACGCTGGATCCGGGCCTGTCGCGCCGGCTGGAACCGCGCGCCCCGGCCCCGGCGCGGCGGCTGGAGACCATCCGCCGCCTGACCGCAGCCGGCGTGCCGGTGCGGGCCATGATCGCCCCCGTCATCCCGGGCCTGACCGACCACGAACTGGAACCGCTGTTGCAGGCCGCCCGCGATGCCGGGGCGCGCAATGCCAGCTATATCGGCCTGCGCCTGCCGATGGAGGTGGCGGGCCTGTTCCGCGACTGGCTGGCAACCCACGAACCCGGCAAGGCCGCGCATGTCATGGGCCGGGTGCGCGAATGGCATGGCGGCAAGGATTACGACGCCAATTTCGGCATCCGGATGAAGGGGCAGGGCATCTGGTCGGACCTGCTGTCACGCCGCTTTGCCACCGCCACGCGGCGACTGGGCCTGACCGCCCCGCCAGCGAAGTTTCGCAACGACCTTTTCCGCCCGCCGCCCCGGGCTGGCGACCAGCTTGGCCTGTTCGACGCGCCCTGAATGATCCAGCGGCCGGTTGAAAATGGCGACCCGGCCCGCGATGTCTTGCAAGACATCGCACCGGAGCCTTGCAAGGCTCCGGTCCTGACCCTTGGCCAAGGGTCAGGGGCGAACCCTTGCAAAAGGGTTCGCTGCCAGAGCCTGTGAAGGCTCTGGGCCGATTTCTTGCAAGAAATCGGCGATGGGGGCCGGCGTTCCGGTGAACGGGATGTGAAACGCCGCCGCCCCTCGGGCTTTGACCACGGGGGCGGTCGCGTGTATGGGATGGGTTCAGGCCATTCGGGGGTTTTGGCGCGTGTTCCGGTTCATCGGCTCGTTCTTCGGGGCCATCTTCACCTTTGTCACCCTGGGCGTGCTGGCGGGTGCGCTGATGGTGGGTGGCGTGCTGTGGTTCTATTCGCGCGATCTGCCCAGCCATGAGTCGCTGGCGCAGTATACTCCGCCGACGATCAGCCGGATCTATTCCGCCGAAGGCAAGATCATCGACGAATTCGCGCATGAACGCCGCCTCTATACCCCGATCGAGGATGTGCCGGCCATCGTGAAGCAAGCCTTTGTCGCGGCCGAGGACCAGAACTTCTACACCCACCACGGCTATGATGCCAAAGGCATGATCGCCGCCATGGTCGAGGCGGTTCGCACGCGCGGGCAGCGGGTGCGCGGGGCATCGACCATCACGCAGCAGGTGATGAAGAACTTCTTGCTGGGGGGCGAGCGGACGGGCGAGCGCAAGATCAAGGAGATCATCCTTGCGACGCGGATCGAGGAGACGCTGTCCAAGGACAAGATCCTGGAACTCTATCTGAACGAGATTTTCCTTGGTCAGAACTCCTACGGGGTGGCCGCCGCGGCGCAGACCTATTTCAACAAGCCGTTGCACGACCTGAAACTGGAGGAGGCGGCCGTGCTGGCCAGCCTGCCGACCCAGCCGTCGAACTTTCACCCGGTGCGCAACCGCGACCGGCTGATGGAGCGGCGCGGCTATGTGCTGCGGCGGATGTTCGAAGACGGCTACATCACCCGCGAGGCGATGGAGGAGGCGACGGCCTCGCCGCTTAAGACGGTTCAGGGGGGCGACTATGCCTCGTTCCGGTCGGTCATGCCGCCGCGCGACTATTTCACCGACGAGATTCGCCGCCAGCTGTCGTCCAGCTTTGGCGAGCAGGAATTCTTTGGCGGCGGCCTGACCATTCGCGCCACCGTCGACCCGGACATGCAGGACATTGCCGCTGCCGCGCTGCGCGACGGGCTGGAGAAATACGACCGGGGCCTGGGCATCTGGCGCGGCACCCGCAAGACCATCGAGGCGGCCGCCCTGCGGTCCGAGGCGAAATGGCGCGATGAGCTGGCACGGCTGGAACTGCCGCGTGATGTGGATGGCTGGTATCCGGCGGTCGTGCTGGACACGGCCGGCAGCACCGCCCGCATCGGGATCGAGGGGCTGGACGGCACCGACCACGAGATCCCCGCCAATGATGTGACCTGGGCGCGCAAGCGGCTGGCGAACGGCCGGCTGGGCAACAAGGCCAAGGTGCCGTCCGACCTGCTGGATGCGGGCGATGTGGTGCTGGTGCGCGCCGTCACCGACAAGGACGGCAAGTTCCAGCGCTGGTCCCTGCGCCAGGTGCCCGAAATTCAGGGCGCCTTCATGGCGATGGATGTGAACACCGGCCGGGTGATTTCCATGCAGGGCGGGTTCAGCTATCAGGACACCGTGTTCAACCGCGCCACCCAGGCGCAGCGCCAGCCCGGATCCAGCTTCAAGCCGTTCGTTTATGCCGCCGCGCTGGACAATGGCTTCAGCCCCGCCACCATCGTGGTCGACGCCCCGATCGAGGTGAACACGCCCCAGGGTTTGTGGAAGCCGAAGAACGCCTCGAACAAGTTCTATGGCCCGACGCCGGTGCGCACCGGGATCGAACAGTCGCGCAACCTGATGACCGTGCGGATCGCGCAGGAAATCGGCATGGAAACGGTTGCCGCCTATGCCGAACGCTTTGGCGTCTATGACCGGATGGGGGCGTTCCTGGCCAACGCGCTGGGGGCCGAGGAAACCACGTTGTTCAAGATGGTGGCGGCCTATGCCATGTTCGCCAATGGCGGCGAACGGGTGGAACCCACGCTGGTGGACCGGGTGCAGGACCGCTGGGGGCGCACCGTCTACCGCCACGATCAGCGCCAATGCACCGATTGCCGGCTGGCCAGCCTCGATCCCGGGGCGGCGCCGCGGATCGTGGCCAAGCGCGAACAGGTGATGGATCCGATCACCGCCTATCAGCTGACCTCGATGATGGAAGGCGTGATCCAGCGCGGCACCGGGCGCGGCATTTCGGTGGGCGCCCCGGTGGCGGGCAAGACCGGCACCACCAACGATGCCAAGGATGTGTGGTTCGTCGGCTATACCTCGAACATCGTGGCG encodes:
- the mfd gene encoding transcription-repair coupling factor, whose product is MVRVLAGGAPEGFDATLVLREAAKAPVIHVARDDKRAEAMRAALAVLAPDRLVMSFPAWDCLPYDRISPNPEVSAARMAVLAALTHGLPVAPIILTTLSAATQRVPARETVRAASFIARVGDRVDEGALRAFLVRAGFVQSPTVTEPGDCALRGGIVDVWPPGQDAPLRLDFFGDQLDAIRRFDPATQRSGDRLGSVDLAPVSEIILDDAAIARFRQTYRREFGAGGNDDPLYESVSAGRKHAGMEHWLPFFHDRLETLFDYLPGATVTLDDQAGAMRAARWEAIADQYDARREAMGARGRIDSVYKPCPPGLLYLDDAAWETALDGARVVQFHGAPQPPGPGVIDAGARRGRSFAAERQAEGVNLFAAVADHIRTRKAAGHVVLTHYSEGSRDRMAGLLADQGMTGAELVDDLRALPAAQPGKGRLYLVVWPLEEGFEAPGLTVVSEQDILGDRMVGRPRRKRKAENFLNEATSLSPGDLVVHVEHGIGRFKGLETITALGAPHDCVALEYAGGDRLYLPVENIELLSRYGHEEGLLDKLGGGAWQARKARLKERIREIADRLMRVAAERHLRAAPVLTPPDGMWDQFCARFPYMETDDQLSSIASVLDDLANGNPMDRLVVGDVGFGKTEVAMRAAFVAAMAGLQVAVIAPTTLLARQHYRSFAERFRGFPLNVRPLSRFVTAKEAAATRAGLADGTVDIVVGTHAVLAQAVKFMRLGLMIIDEEQHFGVAHKERLKELRSDVHVLTLTATPIPRTLQLSLSGVRDLSIIATPPVDRLAIRTYVSEFDTVTIREALLREKYRGGQSFFVVPRISDLPDIEEFLRDHVPEVSVITANGQLAAGDLDQKMNDFYDGKADVLLATTIVESGLDIPTANTMIVHRADMFGLSQLYQIRGRVGRSKTRAYCYLTTKPRLPLTPQAEKRLKLLASFDSLGAGFTLASHDLDQRGAGNLLGEEQSGHIKEVGFELYQHMLEETIAKIKSGVIEGPQNLDSDWSPQINLGVPVMIPEDYVPDLDVRLGLYRRLSTLTGKVELEGFAAELIDRFGPVPREVNTLLLVMRIKAMCKAAGIARLDGGPKGGTVQFHGDRFANPAGLVEYLQADPQHTRIKDNKLVIARDWSSEADKIKGAFAIARDLAERTKPGATPKQPPRPTGPPPKAPPPPPPIKPMPRAVPVERRKLGPRDKPVFPGRRK
- a CDS encoding YSC84-related protein; this encodes MTHSISLPRRGLLAGLGASLGLAACGNGLGSRGGETIDARVDATRDFLFNRYPGTQDLASKAAGVLYIPLVTEAGLGIGAGFGRGALRISNVTVDYYAAVRATIGFQIGAQQYAHALFFMTEEALGEFRRADGWAVGADARYAIPEQGASIGKETTENAPVVALVFGQSGLIAGATLAGIKYTRIIP
- the hemB gene encoding porphobilinogen synthase, translated to MTPTFAPYPATRFRRLRRTPALRDLVQEQRLSVADLIWPVFIRDGQGVEEPIASMPGVARLSLDRLLVQAEAAHRLGIPAICLFPYTDAALRTDGCEEAWNPENLTNRAIRALKSELPGLAVMTDIALDPYNANGHDGLVQDGIILNDESVEALVRMALAQAEAGADILGPSDMMDGRIGAIRMALEAAGHKDVAIMSYAAKYASCFYGPFRDAVGASGRLVGDKKTYQMNPGNSDEALRLVARDLAEGADMVMVKPGMPYLDICRRVKDTFAAPTYAYQVSGEYAMIRAAAQNGWIDGDKAMAESLLCFKRAGCDGILTYFAPAMARVLAG
- a CDS encoding usg protein produces the protein MRNATTETELMLRGYGLTTAEFFYRLPDHQRVLNSYIWQEYDLAPDHPKLFGFIEFWQKNIEGPLHSVRFTHRKLISPGEWRHVTGEFTLH
- a CDS encoding DUF2189 domain-containing protein; this encodes MDLPRTILETIDLRSFSNLWFWIALAVMWSTASHWVIGVPWDMVLRARRKGGTLQQDVEDLARIYTSRLLFIGRVSGTWLMALVTGGLSGMWVLGFWYGIEFFQAVFLLVGPLSLVGLMSLRAARRIEAGENTGDALFRRLRRHRFNTQAIGLVSIFFTAMWGMFQNLSASVLGN